In Microbacterium cremeum, a genomic segment contains:
- the aqpZ gene encoding aquaporin Z: MSDTTIEPTTVNRLVAEALGTFLLVFGGVGAALFAANFPAGSEGNPLGIGFVGVALAFGLTVVAGAYAWGPISGGHFNPAITLGLAAAGRFEWRNTIGYLIAQIIGGALGTTMIVLIGLFGPGDWLATAQDGGFASNGFGELSPGGFGLGAAIIAEILLTAIFVLIILGVTHSTRGTAALAPLAIGLTLTLIHLISIPIDNTSVNPARSIASAIYGGAGALGQLWVFIVFPIVGGIIAGLLHRALFEPKGTLPPVRAEGRVK; encoded by the coding sequence ATGTCGGATACCACCATCGAGCCGACCACCGTGAACCGGCTGGTCGCGGAGGCTCTCGGAACATTTCTGCTCGTCTTCGGCGGTGTCGGCGCCGCGCTGTTCGCCGCGAACTTCCCGGCCGGATCGGAAGGGAACCCGCTCGGCATCGGGTTCGTGGGCGTCGCGCTCGCCTTCGGTCTGACCGTCGTCGCCGGCGCCTATGCGTGGGGGCCGATCTCGGGCGGCCACTTCAACCCCGCCATCACGCTGGGCCTCGCCGCAGCCGGCCGCTTCGAGTGGCGGAACACGATCGGCTACCTCATCGCGCAGATCATCGGCGGTGCGCTGGGTACGACGATGATCGTGCTGATCGGTCTCTTCGGTCCGGGTGACTGGCTCGCCACCGCACAGGACGGCGGCTTCGCGTCGAACGGCTTCGGCGAGCTGTCGCCCGGCGGGTTCGGCCTCGGCGCGGCGATCATCGCCGAGATCCTGCTCACGGCGATCTTCGTGCTGATCATCCTCGGGGTGACCCACTCCACGCGCGGGACCGCTGCGCTCGCGCCGCTCGCGATCGGCCTCACACTGACTCTCATCCACCTGATCTCGATCCCGATCGACAACACGTCGGTCAACCCTGCGCGTTCGATCGCGTCGGCGATCTACGGCGGCGCGGGTGCGCTCGGCCAGCTGTGGGTGTTCATCGTGTTCCCGATCGTGGGTGGCATCATCGCCGGCCTCCTGCACCGCGCTCTGTTCGAGCCGAAGGGCACGCTGCCCCCGGTTCGCGCCGAGGGACGCGTGAAGTAG
- the katG gene encoding catalase/peroxidase HPI, translated as MTDHDDLATGIGGETEVDQAVTVTEEPQPAGGCPVVHTAQPHPTAGSANRVWWPNQLNLKILAKNPAVANPLGEDFDYKAAFEALDLAAVKSDIEAALTTSQDWWPADFGHYGPLVIRMAWHAAGTYRVTDGRGGGGAGQQRFAPLNSWPDNVNLDKARRLLWPVKKKYGQSISWADLMILAGNVALESMGFKTFGFAGGRKDVWEPDDDVYWGPETTWLDDKRYSGDRDLEKPLAAVQMGLIYVNPEGPNGNPDPLLAARDIRETFSRMAMDDEETVALIAGGHTFGKTHGAAADSHVGDNPEAASIEQQGLGWANSHGTGKGDDTITSGLEVTWTYHPTRWDNEFFHILFAYDWELFQSPAGAHQWRPKNGAGSDMVPLAHSEGRREPRMLTTDLALRFDPIYGPISQRFAEDPDAFADAFARAWFKLTHRDMGPIARYLGPEVPAEELIWQDPVPAVDHELIDAADAAALKAQILDSGLTVAELVSTTWAAASSFRGSDKRGGVNGARIRLAPQKDWEVNNPAQLAKVLGVLEGIRAAFEDGRTDGKKVSLADLIVLAGNAAVEKAAKDAGVEAEVTFHPGRTDASLEQTDVDSFRYLEPVADGFRNYYGPLAELPAEYLLLDKANLLTLSAPEMTVLVGGLRALGANWDGSEYSVLTERPGVLTNDFFVNLLDLGTTWKPLDPGAHAFLGTKDGSGEKVGIGTRADLVFGSNSELRALAEVYASDDANERFVRDFVRAWGKVTELDRFDLV; from the coding sequence ATGACCGATCACGACGACCTCGCCACCGGCATCGGAGGCGAGACCGAAGTCGACCAGGCTGTCACCGTCACCGAAGAGCCGCAGCCGGCCGGCGGCTGCCCGGTCGTGCACACCGCCCAGCCGCACCCGACCGCGGGCTCGGCGAACCGGGTGTGGTGGCCGAACCAGCTGAACCTGAAGATCCTCGCGAAGAACCCGGCGGTCGCGAACCCGCTCGGCGAGGACTTCGACTACAAGGCGGCCTTCGAGGCGCTCGACCTCGCCGCCGTCAAGAGCGACATCGAAGCGGCCCTCACCACGTCGCAGGACTGGTGGCCCGCCGACTTCGGCCACTACGGCCCGCTCGTGATCCGCATGGCGTGGCACGCGGCCGGCACCTACCGGGTCACCGACGGCCGGGGTGGCGGCGGCGCGGGGCAGCAGCGCTTCGCCCCGCTGAACAGCTGGCCCGACAACGTCAACCTCGACAAGGCTCGCCGTCTGCTGTGGCCGGTCAAGAAGAAGTACGGCCAGTCGATCTCGTGGGCCGACCTCATGATCCTCGCCGGCAACGTCGCGCTCGAGTCGATGGGCTTCAAGACCTTCGGCTTCGCCGGCGGCCGCAAGGACGTGTGGGAGCCCGACGACGACGTGTACTGGGGTCCCGAGACCACGTGGCTCGACGACAAGCGCTACTCCGGCGACCGCGACCTCGAGAAGCCGCTCGCCGCGGTGCAGATGGGCCTCATCTACGTCAACCCCGAAGGTCCCAACGGCAACCCCGACCCGCTGCTGGCGGCCCGCGACATCCGCGAGACGTTCTCGCGCATGGCGATGGACGACGAAGAGACCGTCGCCCTGATCGCCGGTGGGCACACCTTCGGCAAGACCCACGGCGCGGCAGCCGACTCGCACGTCGGCGACAACCCCGAAGCGGCCTCGATCGAGCAGCAGGGCCTCGGCTGGGCGAACTCGCACGGCACCGGCAAGGGCGACGACACCATCACGTCGGGCCTCGAGGTGACGTGGACGTACCACCCCACCCGCTGGGACAACGAGTTCTTCCACATCCTGTTCGCGTACGACTGGGAGCTGTTCCAGAGCCCGGCCGGCGCGCACCAGTGGCGTCCGAAGAACGGCGCGGGCTCCGACATGGTGCCGCTCGCGCACTCCGAGGGCCGCCGTGAGCCCCGCATGCTCACCACCGACCTGGCGCTGCGCTTCGACCCGATCTACGGTCCGATCTCGCAGCGCTTCGCGGAGGACCCGGATGCCTTCGCCGACGCCTTCGCCCGCGCGTGGTTCAAGCTGACCCACCGCGACATGGGCCCGATCGCCCGCTACCTCGGCCCCGAGGTCCCGGCCGAGGAGCTCATCTGGCAGGACCCGGTGCCGGCGGTCGACCACGAGCTGATCGACGCGGCGGACGCCGCCGCGCTCAAGGCGCAGATCCTCGACTCCGGCCTGACGGTCGCCGAGCTCGTCTCGACGACGTGGGCCGCGGCATCCTCGTTCCGCGGCAGCGACAAGCGAGGAGGCGTCAACGGCGCCCGCATCCGTCTCGCGCCGCAGAAGGACTGGGAGGTCAACAACCCGGCCCAGCTGGCCAAGGTGCTGGGCGTGCTCGAGGGCATCCGCGCCGCGTTCGAGGACGGCCGCACCGACGGCAAGAAGGTGTCGCTCGCCGACCTCATCGTGCTCGCGGGCAACGCCGCGGTCGAGAAGGCCGCGAAAGATGCCGGAGTCGAGGCGGAGGTGACGTTCCACCCGGGTCGCACCGACGCCTCGCTCGAGCAGACCGACGTCGACTCGTTCCGCTACCTCGAGCCGGTCGCCGACGGCTTCCGCAACTACTACGGTCCGCTCGCGGAACTGCCGGCCGAGTACCTGCTGCTCGACAAGGCCAACCTCCTGACGCTGTCGGCGCCCGAGATGACGGTCCTCGTCGGCGGTCTGCGCGCCCTCGGTGCGAACTGGGACGGCTCGGAGTACAGCGTGCTCACCGAGCGCCCGGGGGTGCTCACGAACGACTTCTTCGTGAACCTGCTCGACCTCGGCACGACGTGGAAGCCGCTCGACCCGGGAGCGCACGCGTTCCTCGGCACGAAGGACGGCTCGGGCGAGAAGGTCGGCATCGGCACGCGCGCCGACCTCGTGTTCGGCTCGAACTCGGAGCTGCGCGCCCTCGCCGAGGTGTACGCCTCGGACGACGCGAACGAGAGGTTCGTGCGCGACTTCGTCCGCGCCTGGGGCAAGGTCACCGAGCTCGACCGGTTCGACCTGGTCTGA
- a CDS encoding DUF58 domain-containing protein: MYVTGRLPLLLVLGAVPVVLLSAAGIDAWLAAAGWVLLCLLAALADAATAPDPRLVGISRSQPRRTLLGHAVVAELTLRNTGRRTLRGRVRDAWQPTAGAPAGYPAIAIPPGESRTITVPLLPRRRGELRSEFVAVRSDGPLRLAGRQARLDAPGVLRVLPPFTARRHLPSRLARLRELDGNTSVQVRGQGTEFDSLREYVRGDDVRSIDWRATARASTTMLRTWRPERDRHVVIVIDTGRTSAARVGDGVRLDAAMEAALLLAALASRAGDHVHLLMFDRVIRARVTRVDGPSLLPALVDAMAPVEPQLIDTDWDSASVQVRSLASRPSLVVLLTAQDAAEAARGFLGSLPALVRDAHVLVGTVTGDRESPPARPDADDAYRAAAIARADRDAEIVAAAIGRAGAEAIADSPENLPPRIADRYLALKAAGRL; encoded by the coding sequence ATGTACGTGACCGGCCGATTGCCGCTGCTCCTCGTGCTCGGAGCGGTGCCTGTCGTGCTGCTCTCGGCGGCGGGCATCGACGCCTGGCTCGCCGCCGCCGGGTGGGTGCTGCTGTGCCTGCTCGCCGCGCTCGCCGACGCCGCGACCGCCCCCGACCCGCGGCTCGTGGGCATCTCGCGGTCCCAGCCGCGCCGCACGCTCCTCGGACACGCGGTCGTCGCCGAGCTGACGCTGCGCAACACCGGCCGGCGCACCCTGCGGGGCCGCGTCCGCGACGCCTGGCAGCCGACGGCCGGCGCGCCGGCCGGGTACCCGGCGATCGCGATCCCTCCCGGTGAGAGCCGCACGATCACGGTTCCGCTGCTCCCCCGCCGCCGCGGCGAGCTGCGGTCGGAGTTCGTCGCCGTGCGCTCGGACGGTCCGCTGCGGCTCGCCGGGCGCCAGGCCCGCCTCGATGCTCCCGGCGTGCTCCGCGTGCTGCCGCCCTTCACCGCGCGCCGGCATCTGCCGTCACGACTGGCGCGGCTTCGCGAGCTCGACGGCAACACGAGCGTGCAGGTGCGCGGGCAGGGCACCGAGTTCGACAGCCTCCGCGAGTACGTCCGCGGCGACGACGTGCGCTCGATCGACTGGCGGGCCACCGCCCGCGCGAGCACGACCATGCTGCGCACGTGGCGCCCCGAACGCGACCGCCATGTCGTGATCGTGATCGACACCGGTCGCACCTCCGCGGCCCGTGTGGGCGACGGAGTGCGACTGGATGCCGCGATGGAGGCTGCTCTCCTGCTCGCCGCCCTCGCGTCGCGGGCCGGCGACCACGTCCACCTGCTGATGTTCGATCGCGTGATCCGTGCCCGCGTCACGCGCGTCGACGGTCCTTCTCTCCTGCCCGCCCTCGTGGATGCGATGGCCCCGGTCGAGCCGCAGCTCATCGACACCGACTGGGACTCCGCGTCCGTCCAGGTGCGCAGCCTCGCCTCGCGCCCGTCGCTGGTGGTGCTGCTCACCGCGCAGGACGCCGCCGAGGCGGCCCGCGGCTTCCTCGGATCGCTGCCGGCGCTCGTGCGCGACGCCCACGTGCTGGTCGGCACGGTCACCGGCGATCGTGAGAGCCCTCCGGCGCGTCCCGACGCCGACGACGCCTACCGTGCCGCGGCGATCGCGCGCGCCGACCGCGACGCCGAGATCGTCGCCGCGGCCATCGGCCGCGCGGGCGCCGAAGCGATCGCCGACTCCCCCGAGAACCTCCCGCCGCGCATCGCCGACCGCTACCTGGCGCTCAAGGCCGCCGGCCGCCTCTGA